From Nitratidesulfovibrio vulgaris str. Hildenborough, a single genomic window includes:
- a CDS encoding AzlD domain-containing protein: MLTDEQIILCIAGMATVTYLPRVLPMALLASRPLNPALARWLGFVPASVLAALLAPDLLLRDGALHVAADNLYLLAAVPTLLVMRFTGSFFGTVAAGMATVAVGRLFFGLP; this comes from the coding sequence ATGCTGACTGACGAACAAATCATCCTGTGCATCGCGGGCATGGCCACCGTGACCTATCTGCCCCGCGTACTGCCCATGGCCCTTCTGGCGTCGCGCCCGCTCAACCCCGCACTGGCGCGATGGCTAGGGTTCGTGCCTGCATCCGTGCTGGCGGCATTGCTGGCCCCCGACCTTCTGCTGCGTGACGGTGCGCTGCATGTGGCCGCTGACAACCTCTACCTGCTGGCCGCCGTGCCCACGCTGCTGGTGATGCGGTTCACGGGCAGCTTCTTCGGGACCGTTGCCGCAGGCATGGCGACAGTGGCGGTCGGGCGTCTGTTCTTCGGTCTGCCATGA
- a CDS encoding aminotransferase-like domain-containing protein, with amino-acid sequence MPPRPPRDGESPFAYHQVERHVTRMIEDGRWRTGDRLPSLRQIATSMGVSIATVVHAYTELERKGVIEARPRSGHYVGAAISALPTPAAREQALAGPRVVNRSRLISTVLEAVGNHELVPFGVLCPDTSLLPLKALVRIMGETMRSAPQVATGYETVQGNAELRRRIAWRMGECGMDVSAEGLVITTGAVEALYIALRALTRPGDIVVIQSPTYYCFLQLLETLGLRAIEAPSSPEKGIDPEAVRHIVDRHRVACCIFSPNFNNPDGSLTPDDAKREILDILAPRGIHVIEDDVAADLHYGPVRPSTFSQYDRHGLVTLCSSFSKTVAPGFRVGWMAPGRIFDKAMEVKATTNVCCPTPTQMALARYLEQGLLQRHLRRLRTALVRQMEAMRQTIACSFPEGTSATRPLGGGVLWVRLPEGTDGTELFYRARDAGIAIAPGSIFSTQDSYTNYVRLGCNGVWDDRMAQGLRTLGELARLCTPEARALAPQGDTTGGCDVR; translated from the coding sequence ATGCCCCCCCGCCCCCCACGCGACGGCGAAAGCCCCTTCGCCTACCATCAGGTCGAACGACACGTCACCCGCATGATCGAAGACGGACGCTGGCGCACCGGCGACCGCCTGCCCTCGTTGCGGCAGATAGCCACCAGCATGGGCGTCTCCATCGCCACGGTGGTGCACGCCTACACCGAACTCGAACGCAAGGGCGTCATCGAGGCACGGCCCCGGTCGGGCCATTACGTCGGTGCGGCCATCAGCGCGCTGCCGACCCCTGCGGCGCGGGAACAGGCGCTTGCAGGGCCACGGGTCGTCAACCGCAGCCGCCTCATCAGCACCGTCCTCGAAGCGGTGGGCAACCATGAACTGGTGCCCTTCGGCGTGCTGTGTCCCGACACCTCGCTGCTGCCCCTCAAGGCGCTGGTGCGCATCATGGGCGAGACCATGCGTTCGGCACCGCAGGTGGCCACGGGGTACGAGACGGTGCAGGGCAATGCCGAACTCAGGCGACGTATCGCATGGCGCATGGGAGAATGCGGCATGGACGTCTCCGCGGAGGGGCTGGTCATCACCACCGGGGCGGTGGAAGCGCTCTACATCGCCCTACGCGCCCTCACCCGCCCCGGCGACATCGTGGTCATCCAGTCGCCCACCTACTACTGCTTCCTGCAACTGCTCGAAACGCTGGGGCTGCGGGCCATCGAAGCCCCGAGTTCACCCGAGAAGGGCATCGACCCCGAGGCCGTACGGCACATCGTGGACAGGCACCGCGTCGCATGCTGCATCTTCTCGCCCAACTTCAACAACCCCGACGGCAGCCTCACCCCTGACGACGCCAAGCGGGAGATACTGGACATCCTCGCCCCGCGCGGCATCCACGTCATCGAGGACGACGTCGCCGCCGACCTGCACTACGGGCCGGTGCGTCCCTCCACCTTCTCGCAGTACGACAGGCACGGTCTGGTGACGCTGTGCTCCTCGTTCTCCAAGACCGTGGCACCCGGCTTCCGGGTCGGCTGGATGGCACCGGGACGCATCTTCGACAAGGCCATGGAAGTGAAGGCCACCACCAACGTGTGCTGCCCAACCCCCACACAGATGGCGCTGGCGCGGTATCTCGAACAGGGGCTTCTGCAACGCCACCTGCGCCGCCTGCGTACCGCGCTGGTGCGTCAGATGGAGGCCATGCGCCAGACCATCGCATGCAGCTTCCCCGAAGGCACGAGCGCGACGCGGCCCCTCGGCGGGGGCGTGCTGTGGGTGCGCCTGCCCGAAGGCACCGATGGCACAGAACTCTTCTACCGCGCCCGCGACGCCGGTATCGCCATCGCCCCCGGTTCCATCTTCAGCACGCAGGACAGCTATACCAACTACGTGCGTCTGGGCTGCAACGGCGTATGGGACGACCGCATGGCGCAGGGGCTGCGCACCCTCGGTGAACTGGCGCGCCTGTGCACGCCGGAAGCGAGGGCCCTCGCCCCGCAGGGCGACACGACCGGAGGCTGTGACGTGCGCTGA
- a CDS encoding cysteine hydrolase family protein, whose protein sequence is MTRNRTVALAIIDMQNDFVLPGAPACVEGAMGTVPVIAGLLAKARAEGWMVLHVVRAHRADGSDAEKSREHLFLEGGGLCVAGTPGAEIVAGLEPASGETVLVKTRFSAFMGTECDMLLRRRGVDTLLVSGTQYPNCIRGTAVDAFALDYDVVVVTDACSARTPGVAESNINDMRAMGITCVPLTALDDVLARRPVPSGPPPRC, encoded by the coding sequence ATGACCAGAAACCGTACCGTAGCCCTTGCCATCATCGACATGCAGAACGACTTCGTCCTTCCCGGTGCCCCCGCCTGCGTGGAGGGGGCCATGGGCACAGTGCCCGTCATCGCCGGTCTGCTGGCAAAGGCGCGTGCCGAGGGCTGGATGGTGCTGCATGTGGTGCGCGCCCATCGTGCCGACGGTAGCGACGCCGAGAAGAGTCGTGAGCATCTCTTTCTGGAGGGCGGGGGGCTATGCGTCGCGGGCACGCCCGGTGCGGAGATTGTCGCGGGTCTTGAACCTGCCTCCGGCGAGACGGTGCTGGTGAAGACCCGCTTCAGCGCCTTCATGGGTACGGAATGCGACATGCTGCTGCGCCGTCGCGGGGTCGATACCCTGCTGGTGTCGGGGACCCAGTATCCCAATTGCATCAGGGGGACGGCCGTGGACGCCTTCGCCCTCGACTATGATGTCGTCGTGGTCACCGATGCCTGTTCCGCCCGGACGCCCGGCGTGGCGGAGTCCAACATCAACGACATGCGCGCCATGGGCATCACCTGTGTGCCGCTGACTGCGCTGGATGATGTGCTGGCCCGTCGTCCTGTGCCTTCCGGCCCGCCCCCACGCTGCTGA
- a CDS encoding DsbA family protein, with amino-acid sequence MFKRLLATLLIVLTLVPVAGAADNRDELKETLRTLLRDNPDLVLEVLREHSETVLEIAQQGANQRRRKVLVAQWKTDLEDPKKVNLADRPVRGEANAPVTVVAYSDFTCPYCQQAAGTVEMLLANYKGKVRYVFKQMPLETHENARTASNYYVAASLQDPAKAWKLYEAVFADRDRLVTEGEPFLKKVAQEAGLDMQRLATDIKGRKVKALIEEDMAEARKLGVQGTPYFLVNDLVVRGALPLDLFSDAVDMALEKAGAKK; translated from the coding sequence ATGTTCAAGAGACTGCTAGCCACCCTGCTTATCGTGCTGACTCTTGTCCCCGTGGCAGGGGCCGCCGACAATCGCGATGAACTGAAAGAGACCCTGCGCACCCTGTTGCGTGACAATCCCGACCTCGTTCTGGAAGTGTTGCGCGAACACAGTGAGACGGTGCTGGAGATTGCCCAGCAGGGCGCCAACCAGCGTAGACGCAAGGTGCTGGTCGCCCAGTGGAAGACCGACCTCGAAGACCCCAAGAAGGTCAATCTCGCCGACAGGCCCGTGCGTGGCGAGGCCAACGCCCCGGTGACCGTGGTCGCCTACTCGGACTTCACCTGCCCCTACTGCCAGCAGGCCGCAGGCACGGTGGAGATGCTGCTTGCCAACTACAAGGGCAAGGTGCGCTACGTCTTCAAGCAGATGCCGCTTGAGACGCACGAGAACGCCCGCACCGCCAGCAACTACTACGTGGCCGCCTCGCTTCAGGACCCTGCCAAGGCGTGGAAGCTGTACGAGGCCGTCTTCGCCGACCGCGACCGTCTTGTGACCGAGGGTGAACCCTTCCTCAAGAAGGTCGCACAGGAGGCGGGGCTGGACATGCAGCGCCTTGCCACCGACATCAAGGGCCGCAAGGTCAAGGCGCTCATCGAGGAGGACATGGCCGAGGCGCGCAAGCTGGGCGTGCAGGGCACTCCGTACTTCCTCGTCAACGACCTCGTGGTGCGTGGCGCATTGCCCCTCGACCTGTTCTCCGATGCCGTGGACATGGCACTGGAGAAGGCGGGGGCCAAGAAATAG
- a CDS encoding AzlC family ABC transporter permease yields MQGIGEGVRRAFPIVLGYVPVGFAFGVLALKSGIPAWGALAMSLFVFAGSGQLIAVGLIGGGAPLASVVLTTFVVNLRHLLMSAALAPRLRDWGLLRQALFSAEMTDETFAVHVSTLRGEADDPSRAAVFACNVTAHAAWVGGSALGVFCSTLVADVRPLGLDYALAAMFIALLLPQCRSRAHLFAALVAGACSVGFALSGAGRWNVMLATVCAATLVSLLPVGKTSTTREEMGTPGGEGGAHAD; encoded by the coding sequence ATGCAGGGGATCGGCGAAGGGGTACGCAGGGCCTTTCCCATCGTGCTGGGCTACGTGCCCGTGGGGTTCGCCTTCGGGGTGCTCGCCCTCAAGAGCGGCATTCCGGCATGGGGGGCGCTCGCCATGTCGCTGTTCGTCTTCGCCGGGTCGGGACAGCTCATCGCGGTGGGGCTCATCGGCGGCGGCGCACCGCTGGCTTCGGTGGTGCTCACCACGTTCGTGGTCAACCTGCGTCACCTGCTCATGTCCGCCGCGCTGGCGCCTCGCCTGCGTGACTGGGGGCTGTTGCGGCAGGCCCTCTTCAGCGCGGAGATGACGGACGAGACCTTCGCAGTGCATGTCTCCACGTTGCGGGGAGAGGCCGATGACCCGTCGCGGGCCGCCGTCTTCGCCTGCAACGTCACCGCCCATGCCGCGTGGGTGGGCGGTTCGGCCCTCGGCGTGTTCTGCAGCACGCTGGTGGCGGATGTGCGTCCCCTCGGGCTGGACTATGCATTGGCCGCCATGTTCATCGCCCTGTTGCTGCCGCAGTGCCGCAGCCGTGCCCACCTGTTCGCCGCGCTGGTGGCGGGGGCGTGTTCGGTGGGCTTCGCCCTCTCCGGCGCGGGGCGCTGGAACGTGATGCTGGCCACGGTGTGCGCAGCTACGCTGGTGAGTCTGCTGCCCGTCGGCAAGACGTCCACCACCCGTGAGGAGATGGGAACCCCCGGCGGTGAGGGAGGGGCACATGCTGACTGA